In Vigna angularis cultivar LongXiaoDou No.4 chromosome 8, ASM1680809v1, whole genome shotgun sequence, the DNA window GTTTGtcttattatatttgtattcaTGGCAGGACATTGAAAAGAAGAACATCCTAGTGGCACAAAGTCTTAGAAACTTGATTATGGGATCAACCCTTATGGCCACCACAGCCATTCTTCTCTCAGCTGGTTTGGCAGCAGTGATAAGCAGCACCTACAGTGTGAAAAAGCCTCTTGATGATGTTGTGTATGGTGCTCACAGTGAATTCATGATAGCACTGAAATATGTGACACTCCTCACCATATTTTTGTTCTCGTTTTTTTGCCACACTCTATCAATAAGGTTCCTGAATCAGTTGAGCATCCTTATTTGCACACCACAAGATGCTATGTCCTTGGTGACCCCAGAGTATCTGACAGAGATTTTGGAAAAGGGAACTGTGTTGAACACTGTGGGGAACAGGATCTTCTACTCTGCAATTCCTCTTTTGCTTTGGATCTTTGGGCCAGTGCTTGTTCTTTTGTGCTCTGTTGCCATGTTGCCTGTGTTCTACAACCTTGACTTTGTTTGTGGGAAAGTAAAGATGGTGGTGAATGATAAAAGTGACTTAGCTTGATTTTCTGGTGTTCGCTTCAGCCAAGACCAAGAACATGGAATAGATAAGATTGTTGCGTATGTGTTGTTTCGAACTTGTAATGTAAAGGTAGTATAGAAGCTTTATCGAAATAATTCAAAATGGCTTTTGATAAGTGGCTTTGAATAAGATTACCATTAGCCTTTTATGTGTCGCCAAAGCTTTTTCTGTGTGGCACTAAAAGATCTTTTCATTTGGCCATAAcaaaatgtataatatttttactataaaGATCTTTTCATTGCTCAATGAAATAGATCCATGACAttgtgtatttaaaaaatttacatttactGTCATAGCTCTAACTCTCTTATGATATTAAAACGAGGAGGTAACATTCTCAAAGCAGGGGATAGTGAGCttgtaaatataaaaaggaCAATTTATTACTTTGACACCAAACAAATTTTTACATCCactttacatttattattttacttttcattctttctttctctttacaaatataataattaacacttttaataaatgaaattatgttCGTATTTACATATTTGAAAGCGAGGGAAAATAAGGATTTGCGGGATTGAATGATTTTTTATCTCTTCTCAATTGTGCGATTTGAGGATATTatgtaagaaaatatatttttatcctaaattttgtttgttcATGAACATGTTGCTCTTTCGGCCTGGTAGAGAATCCTTAAATTAAAACACGCTTTCTTCATGCCTTTGGGGTGAGTTATTTGTCTTGGGTTGaattttgtgtgtttgtgtgattgATGAGTAACCAGAAGAGAACAATTGAGGTGATAGATGGAGGTtatggttgaagatgaagaactAAACAAAAGGTAACTGATTCCCACTAGACTAGAATGGATTCCATGAAGTGCAAAAGCAAAAGGAAACTAATCCCCATAACCTTGAAACCGATTCCAATGAGAGAAAGAGGAGATTATTTTTTGgtttactttttattaagaataataataagaaaaag includes these proteins:
- the LOC108320027 gene encoding uncharacterized protein LOC108320027 gives rise to the protein MEWRSYYLDMMLVPLAYLVNVAYHLWLWHKTRTQPFSTTIGINAHARRFWVPTMLKDIEKKNILVAQSLRNLIMGSTLMATTAILLSAGLAAVISSTYSVKKPLDDVVYGAHSEFMIALKYVTLLTIFLFSFFCHTLSIRFLNQLSILICTPQDAMSLVTPEYLTEILEKGTVLNTVGNRIFYSAIPLLLWIFGPVLVLLCSVAMLPVFYNLDFVCGKVKMVVNDKSDLA